One Salinimonas marina DNA segment encodes these proteins:
- a CDS encoding GGDEF domain-containing protein has protein sequence MARTLIQWPASTVEALRQVRDDPRQVLNTSLARLADAKGIEKASLHFVASRAYASLILHHKALEQAEQGLQQLDHDAQPWLYAYLQLAKAEAQKGLGQAREAESAVSDALRWARHNKTYDLLAYALSVAGYTNLTLSETDKALDRFQEGYRLTENKNLLLAPADFSGMIALVYESRNEPELAIPYFEKARAYYEQHNRRLELANTLFGLGRSYVKLNQQQKGLELLVQSARLAIDIRDIQGAAYSYQEISQALIERGQLDEAQAYLIDALRLFKQAQNPFQQIGVLLTQAKIKLIQGKAKAAMTHLEGAAELAEGDAFLPHRVQINKLKAEILAFEERYEEAYGLLLTMLADDRRLQNEQNSQRLVKLQTAFETEQQRAQNALLREQNLRQKAELANERRQRGYTAIVITLLAVICLLLLWQHRISKKHQKKYETLANKDSLTGLLTRRKTLEDTAQQLSLAHRHQDYLTLAVLDLDHFKQINDTYGHQAGDDILKGFAALASRSFRGTDILGRIGGEEFLFVFPHTPVDDAYRLLERFGELVKGVPVRVGREEISLSVSVGLVSGKQSEDTAQLMNLADEALYVAKEAGRDCIRVSGQAVDRTP, from the coding sequence ATGGCCCGTACGCTGATTCAGTGGCCTGCTTCCACTGTAGAAGCCCTTCGGCAGGTGCGGGATGATCCCCGCCAGGTGCTGAATACCAGTCTGGCGCGTCTTGCTGATGCCAAAGGTATCGAAAAAGCCAGCCTGCACTTTGTGGCCAGTCGCGCGTACGCCTCTCTGATTCTGCACCATAAGGCACTGGAGCAGGCCGAACAGGGCCTGCAACAACTCGATCATGATGCGCAACCCTGGCTGTATGCCTACCTGCAACTGGCTAAGGCAGAAGCGCAAAAAGGCCTGGGGCAGGCTCGTGAAGCAGAAAGCGCGGTATCGGATGCTTTGCGCTGGGCACGCCACAACAAAACCTATGATCTGCTGGCTTACGCCCTGAGTGTGGCGGGTTATACCAACCTCACCTTAAGTGAAACCGACAAAGCTCTCGACCGGTTTCAGGAAGGTTACCGTCTTACTGAAAACAAAAACCTGTTGCTCGCGCCGGCGGATTTTAGCGGTATGATTGCGCTGGTGTATGAATCCCGAAATGAGCCTGAGCTTGCTATTCCTTACTTTGAAAAAGCCAGAGCCTATTACGAACAGCACAACCGGCGGCTCGAGCTGGCGAATACCTTGTTTGGCCTGGGACGCAGCTATGTAAAACTCAACCAGCAGCAAAAAGGGTTAGAACTGTTGGTACAATCGGCCCGTCTTGCCATCGATATTCGCGATATTCAGGGCGCGGCATACAGTTACCAGGAAATTTCTCAGGCATTGATTGAACGTGGCCAGCTGGATGAAGCTCAGGCCTATTTGATAGATGCATTGCGCTTGTTCAAACAAGCACAAAACCCGTTTCAGCAAATAGGTGTGCTGTTAACCCAGGCCAAAATTAAGTTGATACAAGGCAAAGCAAAGGCCGCCATGACGCATCTGGAGGGAGCAGCGGAACTGGCTGAAGGCGATGCATTCTTGCCCCACCGCGTGCAAATCAACAAGCTCAAAGCCGAAATACTGGCTTTTGAAGAACGCTATGAAGAAGCCTACGGCTTGCTGCTGACCATGCTTGCTGATGATCGTCGCTTGCAAAATGAGCAAAATAGTCAGCGACTGGTAAAACTTCAGACCGCCTTTGAAACGGAGCAACAGCGGGCACAGAATGCACTACTACGTGAACAAAACCTGCGCCAGAAAGCAGAGCTTGCGAATGAGCGTCGCCAGCGTGGATATACAGCCATTGTGATAACCTTGCTGGCCGTGATTTGTTTACTGTTACTCTGGCAACATCGCATCAGCAAAAAGCATCAGAAAAAGTACGAAACCCTGGCAAACAAAGACAGCCTTACCGGGCTTCTTACCCGCCGTAAGACCCTTGAAGATACCGCCCAGCAACTAAGCCTGGCTCACCGACACCAGGATTATCTTACTCTGGCGGTGCTGGATCTGGACCATTTCAAGCAAATTAACGATACCTATGGTCATCAGGCCGGGGACGATATTTTAAAAGGCTTTGCGGCCCTGGCTTCCCGCTCGTTCCGGGGCACCGATATTTTGGGCCGTATTGGCGGTGAAGAGTTTCTTTTTGTATTTCCCCATACCCCGGTAGATGATGCTTATCGGCTGCTAGAACGCTTTGGCGAGCTGGTGAAGGGCGTGCCGGTACGGGTCGGCCGCGAAGAGATATCACTGTCGGTTTCGGTGGGGCTGGTTAGCGGTAAACAAAGTGAAGATACCGCGCAACTGATGAATTTGGCGGACGAAGCCCTATACGTAGCGAAAGAAGCGGGACGGGATTGCATCCGGGTATCTGGCCAGGCAGTTGATCGCACACCGTGA